From Rhodamnia argentea isolate NSW1041297 chromosome 10, ASM2092103v1, whole genome shotgun sequence, a single genomic window includes:
- the LOC115742700 gene encoding pectinesterase inhibitor 4-like encodes MEAKNLHFLAILLLLVTNMSAITCASSASSSSSDDTNSNFIKTSCSTTTYPKLCNQCLSSYASVVRSNPWKLCNSALSVSLQAARNASSLVAALSKQRNLTKAEAGIVKDCIENLGNTIDDLKQSIKVMAQIGGSSSTAKNNMEFQMANVKTWMSAAITDEDTCTDGFAGRKVSAGVKSKIRSSIVNLARITSNALSLIDHLKY; translated from the coding sequence atGGAAGCCAAGAACCTCCATTTTCTGGCGATTTTGCTTCTCTTGGTCACCAACATGAGTGCAATCACATGTGCttcatctgcttcttcttcctcgagcgaTGACACGAACTCCAACTTCATTAAGACCTCATGCAGCACCACCACGTACCCTAAGCTCTGCAACCAGTGCCTCTCCTCCTATGCCTCCGTCGTCCGCTCCAACCCCTGGAAGCTCTGCAACTCCGCCCTCTCCGTCTCCCTCCAGGCCGCACGCAACGCCTCCTCCCTCGTCGCCGCCCTCTCCAAGCAACGCAACCTCACCAAGGCTGAGGCCGGCATCGTCAAGGACTGCATCGAGAACCTCGGCAACACCATCGACGATCTCAAGCAGTCAATCAAGGTGATGGCCCAGATCGGAGGGTCATCATCGACGGCGAAGAACAACATGGAGTTCCAGATGGCTAACGTGAAGACATGGATGAGCGCTGCGATCACGGACGAGGACACGTGCACGGACGGGTTCGCAGGGAGGAAGGTGAGCGCCGGTGTGAAGAGCAAGATTCGGAGCAGCATCGTGAACCTCGCCAGGATCACTAGCAATGCGCTGTCCCTCATCGACCAcctcaaatattaa
- the LOC115742766 gene encoding 21 kDa protein-like — protein sequence MKMARPSLPFLLLISTFAYFFISPTSAATTPSSASAAAANFIKASCSTTRYPALCVQSLSAYANTVKLSRKELALAALAVSLARAQAARDFVTRSAKLKGLKAREYEAVKDCLEEMGDSVDRLGKSMKELKGMGSQSKGQDFVWHASNVETWVSAALTDENTCMDGFSEKATEGRLKTSIRARVVDMAQVTSNALALVNRFASKH from the coding sequence ATGAAAATGGCAAGACCCAGCCTTCCCTTCCTCCTCCTAATCTCAACCTTCGCATACTTCTTCATCTCCCCCACCTCAGCCGCGACCACTCCTTcttccgcctccgccgccgccgccaacttCATCAAGGCCTCGTGCAGCACCACCCGCTACCCGGCGCTGTGCGTCCAGTCCCTCTCCGCCTACGCCAACACCGTCAAGCTGAGCCGCAAGGAGCTGGCCCTAGCGGCGCTGGCCGTGAGCCTAGCCAGGGCCCAAGCCGCGAGGGACTTCGTGACCCGGTCGGCGAAGCTGAAGGGGCTCAAGGCGAGAGAGTACGAGGCCGTGAAGGACTGCCTGGAGGAGATGGGGGACTCGGTGGACCGTCTGGGGAAGTCGATGAAGGAGCTCAAGGGGATGGGGTCGCAATCCAAGGGCCAGGACTTCGTCTGGCACGCCAGCAACGTGGAGACGTGGGTGAGCGCGGCATTGACGGACGAGAATACCtgcatggatggtttctccgagAAGGCCACGGAAGGGCGGCTCAAGACGTCGATCCGGGCTAGGGTCGTCGACATGGCCCAGGTCACCAGCAACGCCCTCGCTCTCGTCAACCGTTTCGCCTCCAAGCACTGA
- the LOC115742769 gene encoding UMP-CMP kinase isoform X1 produces the protein MWRRAASLSSLIFSSSQPLRDQQGAYSLKAWKFFCADSSKGAGYFSKEKNLFITFVLGGPGSGKGTQCAKIVENFGYTHLSAGELLRREIASNSEDGAMLLDTIKEGKIVPSEVTVKLIQKEMESCGNCKFLIDGFPRNEENRIAFEQIIGAEPNNVLFFDCPEEEMIKRVLSRNEGRVDDNIDTIRKRLKVFAASHHPVIEHYSKKGKLYKIDAIGTEDEIFERVRPVFAACEGAQ, from the exons ATGTGGCGGCGCGCTGCTTCGCTTTCCTCGTTGATCTTCTCCTCTAGTCAGCCTCTCCGTGATCAG CAGGGAGCATATTCATTGAAGGCCTGGAAATTTTTCTGTGCAGATTCCTCTAAG GGGGCAGGTTATTTCTCGAAAGagaaaaatctatttataaCCTTTGTCCTAG GTGGCCCTGGAAGTGGAAAGGGCACtcaatgtgcaaaaattgtcgAGAACTTTGGATATACACATCTAAGTGCTGGAGAATTGTTAAGACGGGAGATAGCTTCAAACAGTGAAGATGG GGCCATGCTTCTTGACACTattaaagaagggaaaattgttcCTTCAGAAGTGACAGTGAAATTAATTCAGAAAGAGATGGAATCTTGTGGTAATTGTAAGTTTCTCATCGATGGCTTCCCACGGAATGAGGAGAACCGCATAGCATTTGAACAGATT ATTGGAGCTGAACCAAAcaatgttcttttctttgattgtcCTGAAGAAGAGATGATAAAGCGGGTTTTGAGCCGTAATGAG GGCCGAGTTGATGATAATATCGATACTATTAGGAAACGCCTTAAAGTGTTTGCGGCTTCACATCATCCTGTAATCGAACACTActcaaagaaaggaaagttatACAAG ATTGATGCTATTGGAACAGAAGATGAGATTTTTGAACGAGTTCGCCCTGTGTTTGCTGCATGTGAG GGAGCACAATGA
- the LOC115742769 gene encoding UMP-CMP kinase isoform X2, with protein sequence MWRRAASLSSLIFSSSQPLRDQGAYSLKAWKFFCADSSKGAGYFSKEKNLFITFVLGGPGSGKGTQCAKIVENFGYTHLSAGELLRREIASNSEDGAMLLDTIKEGKIVPSEVTVKLIQKEMESCGNCKFLIDGFPRNEENRIAFEQIIGAEPNNVLFFDCPEEEMIKRVLSRNEGRVDDNIDTIRKRLKVFAASHHPVIEHYSKKGKLYKIDAIGTEDEIFERVRPVFAACEGAQ encoded by the exons ATGTGGCGGCGCGCTGCTTCGCTTTCCTCGTTGATCTTCTCCTCTAGTCAGCCTCTCCGTGATCAG GGAGCATATTCATTGAAGGCCTGGAAATTTTTCTGTGCAGATTCCTCTAAG GGGGCAGGTTATTTCTCGAAAGagaaaaatctatttataaCCTTTGTCCTAG GTGGCCCTGGAAGTGGAAAGGGCACtcaatgtgcaaaaattgtcgAGAACTTTGGATATACACATCTAAGTGCTGGAGAATTGTTAAGACGGGAGATAGCTTCAAACAGTGAAGATGG GGCCATGCTTCTTGACACTattaaagaagggaaaattgttcCTTCAGAAGTGACAGTGAAATTAATTCAGAAAGAGATGGAATCTTGTGGTAATTGTAAGTTTCTCATCGATGGCTTCCCACGGAATGAGGAGAACCGCATAGCATTTGAACAGATT ATTGGAGCTGAACCAAAcaatgttcttttctttgattgtcCTGAAGAAGAGATGATAAAGCGGGTTTTGAGCCGTAATGAG GGCCGAGTTGATGATAATATCGATACTATTAGGAAACGCCTTAAAGTGTTTGCGGCTTCACATCATCCTGTAATCGAACACTActcaaagaaaggaaagttatACAAG ATTGATGCTATTGGAACAGAAGATGAGATTTTTGAACGAGTTCGCCCTGTGTTTGCTGCATGTGAG GGAGCACAATGA
- the LOC115742769 gene encoding UMP-CMP kinase isoform X3 yields the protein MWRRAASLSSLIFSSSQPLRDQQGAYSLKAWKFFCADSSKGAGYFSKEKNLFITFVLGGPGSGKGTQCAKIVENFGYTHLSAGELLRREIASNSEDGAMLLDTIKEGKIVPSEVTVKLIQKEMESCGNCKFLIDGFPRNEENRIAFEQIGRVDDNIDTIRKRLKVFAASHHPVIEHYSKKGKLYKIDAIGTEDEIFERVRPVFAACEGAQ from the exons ATGTGGCGGCGCGCTGCTTCGCTTTCCTCGTTGATCTTCTCCTCTAGTCAGCCTCTCCGTGATCAG CAGGGAGCATATTCATTGAAGGCCTGGAAATTTTTCTGTGCAGATTCCTCTAAG GGGGCAGGTTATTTCTCGAAAGagaaaaatctatttataaCCTTTGTCCTAG GTGGCCCTGGAAGTGGAAAGGGCACtcaatgtgcaaaaattgtcgAGAACTTTGGATATACACATCTAAGTGCTGGAGAATTGTTAAGACGGGAGATAGCTTCAAACAGTGAAGATGG GGCCATGCTTCTTGACACTattaaagaagggaaaattgttcCTTCAGAAGTGACAGTGAAATTAATTCAGAAAGAGATGGAATCTTGTGGTAATTGTAAGTTTCTCATCGATGGCTTCCCACGGAATGAGGAGAACCGCATAGCATTTGAACAGATT GGCCGAGTTGATGATAATATCGATACTATTAGGAAACGCCTTAAAGTGTTTGCGGCTTCACATCATCCTGTAATCGAACACTActcaaagaaaggaaagttatACAAG ATTGATGCTATTGGAACAGAAGATGAGATTTTTGAACGAGTTCGCCCTGTGTTTGCTGCATGTGAG GGAGCACAATGA